The following DNA comes from Arcobacter cloacae.
TTTTGCATATAGTGTATTTTTATCTTTCGAAGCTAATAATGGAACTACATAACCATTTAAAATATCATTTTTATCAAGAGTATTTTTTAATTCATCACTAAAAAGTAAATTTACATGAGTTTCATCAACAGCAATAGTTAATAACACATAAGGTTTATTAAGAGTATTAACAATTTCGTTTTCAATAACTTTTATAGCTTCAATTTTATCTTTTGTATTAATATTTTCACCTAAACCTAAAGTAGATTTTGCATATACATATATATTAACGCCTAATTTAGATTTAACTTCAGCACCTATTTCATTTATTTTGATTTTTGCTCTATCATCTATTAATTTATCATCATTTAGTATGAAATCTTGAGCTAGTAAGTTTGAGCATAAAAAAAGCAGAAGTGAAAAAATCACTCCTACTTTAAGAAAATTAAATCTTTTCATTAACCAACAAACACTTTTGTAGAATCAAAGAAACCATAGTATGCAGTCATTATAGCTGCAACTACAAGTAAAATACCTATAATTTTTTCCATATTTTACCCCTTATTTACCATTACCAACAAGTTGGTAATGTGTGTGATTATCAGAACTATTCATTTTTAAACCATTTAAATCTTGATTAATTTGGTAAAAATTTGTAGCTTCATTTTGTTGTACTTTTATTCCATTATAAGTTAATACTACAAGAATAGTTAATAATAACGCTGTTGCTATTAACATTCCTGTGATACCACTTAATTTAAAAATACCTCTTTCGTTTTCGTTCATTTGTGTATTACCAGCCATATTACTCTCCTAAACTTCTGATGTATGAAGCCAATGCTTTTTCTTGAGTTTCATTAAGTCTTCCACTAAAGCTAGGCATTGCACCAATGTTTCCTTTTTTACCATCTTTTAATACAGCCATAACTAAAGCATCATCGTATGCTTTAATATTTGGTGCAACAAAAGCTATACCTTCACCATCAGCACCATGACATCCTGCACAAACAGCATAAGATACAGGTTGTTCACCTTTAAATCCATTTGCTATATATTCAGCAACTTCATTAATTTCTGCTTCTTCAGTTAACATCATTGGAGGCATTCCACCTGGATATGATGATGCTAAATAGTTAGAACCATTTTTGATAACGTGTACAATTTGGTCTTTAGACATTCTTTTTGTTAAATCTTGAGCTTTTCCACCAATTCCTTCTCCATCTACACCATGACAAGGTGCACATTGAACTAAGAAAAGTGATTGACCCATAGCTTTTAAAGTCTCTTCAGATGGATTTTCCCATTTTTTCTCAAATTTAGCATTGTATTCTAAAGTCTCTTCATTCCATTGCCCAACTTGTGAAAATCCATTAATTGGATAACCAACTGTAAAGTACCAAAACATCCATAAAATTGCACCAATAAATGCTAATCCCCAACCTGTTGGAATTGGATTTTTGTATTCACCGATACCATCCCATTTCTCTTCAGCTAATTCCCCACTTGCCGTATCATTTTTCATTTGATTAACATATTTTAACGCAACGAATACAGTAATCGTAATAATAGCTACTGCACCTAACATAGTTAAACTGTTAATATAATCATCACCATTAAAAGCATCACCTGCTGCAAAGTAAGTTCCTGCTAATAAAGCGATGATAAGAATTATTCCACCTATAACCATAGATTTCATCTTATTTCTCCTTATTATCTATATCTTTATCTTTTTTTCTTTCTTCAAGAGGAGATGAAACACTTGAATCGTCATGTACAAGTTTTGAATATTTCTCAAAATCCCTTTCACCTGTTCTTTGTCTTTTATATATAGAATAAGCATAAGAATAAAATATGATAAATACCGCTAAAACCAAAAAGAATTTAGTATAACCTTGTACCGTGAGTAGTGTTTCATAATCCATCTATAACCCCTATTTTAAAGAATTTAAATATGCAATTAAAGCAACTATTTCAGGAACTTGACCATTCGCAACAGCTTGTTTTACTGATTCATCTTTCATATCAGCAACAATTAATTTTGCTTCTTCTAAAGCAGCAGCTTTAGCTTCTTCCCATGAACCAAGTTTTGGCATACCTTCTTGATCATATGGCGTAGCAAAAACAGTTTTAACTGTATAAGCTTCAGCATATGCTGTTTCAATATCAGCTATGTTTGTAAAATGGTGTCTATATGCAGGCATAATACTTCCAGGAACAACCGCTGCTGGATCCCACATATGATTTTCATGCCAATCTGTAGTTCTATAATTTCCAACTCTCATTAAGTCTGGACCTGTTCTTTTTGATCCCCATAAAAATGGTCTATCATAAGCATACTCACCAGATAATGAATACATACCATATCTATCAGTTTCTGATTTAAATGGTCTAATTAATTGAGAGTGACAAGCATTACAAGAATCTTTGATATATACATGTCTACCCGCTAACTCAAGAACACTGTATGGTTTAGTACCAACAGTTGGTCTACTTTGTTTTGCAAAATCTGGAATAACTTCAACAATACCTGCAAATGCAACAAAAACGAATACTAGTACCGCAAAGAAAAACGGTCTTTGTTCAAACCAATGAAACATAATTTCTCCTTTTCTTACGCAGCTACTGGTGTAGCATTTACTGGTTCTTTGTCAAGTACTCTACCACATTTAACTGTTTTATAAATGTTGTAAGCAAATAAGAAGAATCCAATTAGGTATAATAACCCACCAACTGCTCTAATTGTATAGTATGGATGTAATACAGTAACTGTATCAATAAATGAATAAACTAATGAACCATACTCATCATAAGCTCTCCACATCATACCTTGAGTAATTCCAGCAATCCACATAGAAGTAAAGTATAAAACAATACCTGTAGTTTGTAACCAGAATTGTGTATCCATTAATGATTTAGAATATAACTCTCTTTTATACATTCTTGGAACCATATGGAATAATGCTGCCATAATCATAAATACAACCCATCCTAAAACACCATCATGTACGTGTCCTGGAATCCAGTCAGTAAAGTGTGCAATAGCATTTACAGATTTAATAGCTTGAATTGGTCCTTCAATAGTTGATAACATATAGAAAGTTGAAGCTAATACCATAAATTTAATTAGTGTATTTGTTTGTAATTGATTCCACTCACCTTTCATTGTTAAAAGCATATTAATAGCTGATCCCCATGATGGTAAAATTAAAACAACTGACATAACAGAACCCATAGTTTGCATCCAATCTGGTACAGTTGAATAAATAAGGTGGTGTCCACCAGCCCATAAGTAAACAAACAATAATCCCCAGAATGCTAAGATAGAAAGTTTATAAGAATAAACATTTTGTCCTGATTCTTTTGGTAAGAAATAATAAATCATAGCAATGATAGGAGTTGTGAAAACGAATGCAACAGCATTGTGACCATACCACCATTGAACTAAAGCATCATTAGTACCTGAATACATAGATACAGAATGAATCCATGAACCATAACCAGAAACTAATCTTGTTGGAACTTCCATATTATTGAATAAATACAACATTGCAACTGCGATAAATGTAGCAATGAAATACCATAAAGAAATATAAAGAGTTCTCTCTCTTCTAATTCCTATTAATCCAAAAATTGATATACCCCATAAAACCCACCAAACAACAACTAAGATATCTAATGGCCACTCTAATTCAGCATACTCTTTTGATGTTGTAATACCCATAAAAAGTGTAACAACAGCTAAAAGAATTGTGATGAAATATAAAACAAAGTGTAACTTAGCAATTGCCATTAAAAAAGGTGACTCTTTTAATGAAACTTTTAAAACTCTTTGTCCGATATAATACCATGCTGCAAAAATACCACTTAGAGCAAAACCAAAAGCAACTGCATTAGTATGCAAAGGTCTTAATCTACTAAATGTACCATACTCCCCAGCTAAATAGTTTAACTGTGGAAACGCCAATTGAAACGCAAGTATAACACCGATTGTCATACCTATGATACCAAACAAAATTGTTGCAAATGTAAAGGCTTTTGCAACTGAGTAATCGTACTCAATTTGTGCACCGTTTTGCATCAATCTCCTCCTACTAATTTTATATACAAGTCACAAAATTGTCACTCATTGCGGTAATCATAGCTAAGAAAAACTTAAAATTAACAAAAGAATTAACGAAAAATTAACAAATAAAAGACTATTTTTATTATAATTTTAACTTATAAAACAAGATAAAAAGTATCTTATTTGTAAGATTTTAAAGCTTGTTCACTCTCTCTTTTCATCGTTTTTGCTTTTAAATCTTCTCTTTTATCATGCAGCTTCTTACCTTGAGCAGTTGCAACTTCTACTTTTATCATATTTTTATCATTAAAATATAGTTTTAAAGCAACAAGTGTCACTCCATCTTTAGTTACTTTTGAATACATTTTATCAATTTGTTTTGAATGTAATAATAATTTTCTTGCTCTTCTTTCATCAGGTCTGTAAGTACTATGAGTTGTACTTAGATGTGAAATATGAGCATTTAATAAAAAAACTTCACCTTTTATAATTCTTACAAAGGAATCTTTTAGATTGACTCTTCCTTCTCTTATAGCTTTTACTTCGCTACCTTCAAGCATTATTCCCGCTTCTAAACTATCTAATATAGTAAAATCATGAAACGCTTTTTTATTTTTGAAAACTAAATTTTTTTTTGTTTCTTTTTTATTTGCCATTGTTTATCCTAAAAAATGAACTTCCAGTTCCACTAAAATACCAATCTTTTTTTTCATAAGTACCTAATTGTGGATATAAACTTAATGCACTTTCATACAAGTCATTTGCTTTTTTTATATCTAACACTTTTAAAATTTCCAAAGAATTCATACTAAGTAATTTTTTTGATTCCTCTTTTGAAATCTCTTTATAAAAATTATCTCTAAAAATCTTAAAAATTTCTCCTGTATTACATTTTATTTTCGGTGTAATTGTCTCTATATTCAAAATTTCTTCATCAAACTTTTCAACAATTTCACCTATTCCTGTAACATTTGCACTATCATATTCATATACGAAAAAAGGGACATCTGCACCAATTTTTAAGGCAATATCACATAATTCATCTTTTAATAAATTTAAATTACAATATTCATTTGCCATTAATAAAAATGTGGCTGCATTAGAACTTCCACCCCCTAATCCTGCAAACTCTGGAATATTTTTTTCTATATGTATTTCATGATTTAAGAAAAACTCTTCAACTCCATCATAATCTTTTATTAAATTGTATGCTTTATATACAGTATTTGTTTCCAAATTGCAACTAAAGTTTCCTATAATTGTAAATGCTTTCCTATGCGTTTTAATAAATGACAATTTGTCGTATAAATTATGAACTCGTACAAATCTTGAAACGAGTTCATGATAATTTCCCCTTTTACCAGCTATTTTCAAAAATATATTGACTTTTGCATAAGATTTTTTTACCATACTATTTTCCATGTCTAGGAACCTTATTTAATAAATATTTAACTTCATTACTCTGTATTTCTATAATTGAAAAAATATCTTCACAAATAATTAGATATTTTCCATCTTTTTTGTTTTCTAAATAATTAATACTTATTTTGCGTCCTTGATTTAACCACTCTTGTGTTCCAAAATATTTATTTATTGGTAAATCAATATATTCTAAAGGGTCTAACTCTTTTTCATTTTCATAAAAAAATTTACCTTCATTTAATCTTTCAAGATAAGATAATGTACCAACTACACCTAATTTATCTAGCAAAATTTGAGCAATTGATCTTACATAAGTTCCTTCACTAACTGTTACTTCAAATGTGATAAAAGGATGATTATATGAAATTAATCTATTTTTATATATATTCATAACCGTTTCATTTAAAACAAAATCTTCATTATTTCTAGCTAATTCATAAGCTCTTTTACCATCGATTTTTTTTGCACTAAATTTTGGTGGTAAATATTTTATTTCACCTTTTAAAGAATCTAGATTATTTTTTATATCATCATATTTCAAATTATTTATTAATTCTATAGATGTAATATTTTCAATATCAAAAGATAAAGACTCAACACCCAACCAAATAACAGCTTTATAAGTTTTTGGTGTTTTTGAAATATACTTAAAAAGTTTTGCATATTGTCCAAAAGCAACAATTAAACACCCTTTTGCAAAAGGGTCAAGTGTACCACTAAATCCAGCTTTTTTATTTTTGTATTTTCTTTTTATTCTATTTAAATAGTGATTTGAACTTACAAATATAGGCTTATTTACAACTAACAATTTATTAATTTGTTCTTTATCATAATATCTTACTTGCAAAATCTATCCAATTATATTTTTTCAACAAATGAAGATAAGATATCTCTATGAGTTCCACCAAAATTAATAGTCAATTTATAATCTTTACCAGCATTTACAGCTTTTTCGATTCTTCCCATACCAAAAATTTTATGTGAAACTAAATCACCTTTTTTAAATCCTGATTGTTTTTCAATTGTCAAGCTACCTTTAATAAGTCCACTCTCTGTTAAAAATCTACTTTTAATTAAAGATGTTCTTTTACCTTTATAAAATCTTGAATGCACAAAAGATAACGTAAGATTATCCATAGCTCTTGTAAGTGCCACATAACCTAATCTTCTTTCTTCTTCTAAATCACTTCCATCTCCTGTTAATGGGAAAAAACCTTCTTCCATTCCAACAATAAACAATTTTTTAAACTCTAAGCCCTTTGAAGCATGAATACTCATCATAGATACAGCTTCTCCACTATAATCATCATTTTCACTTTCAAGTGCGATTTCATTTAAAAAATCTTTTAAATCTAAATGTGGATTTTGAATGAAATAGTCTCGAATATATCCATAAAACTCATCAATATTTGCTTGTCTTTCAAATCCATCTGGAAGATTATCATAAGAGGCTCTATAATCAAAAGTCTCTTCAAAACTATCTAAAAACTTCATTTTAGATTCACTTAACAACTCTTTTAAATCTAAAACGGAAGCTTCAAAAACTTTTAAAGTTCTTGCATTTTTTTTACCAACTATTGAACTTATTTCATCAGGTTCTAACTGCTGTATTAAATCAAAAATTGATTTTCCTGTTTCAATGGATTTAGCTTCAAGTTTATCAATTGTAGTTTTTCCTAAACCTCGTTTTGGTTTATTTATAATTCTTTTTACTGAAAAATTATCATTTGAATTTGTCAATAATCTAAAATATGCAATTAAATCTTTAATCTCACTTCTTTCATAAAATTTCATTCCACCAACAAGTTTATAATTAAGTCCTGCTTTATTAAATCCCTCTTCTAGTGATCTTGAAAGTGCATTTACTCTAAATAAAATTGCTATATTTTTAGGATTTTCTCCTGAGTTTATAAGTGATTTAATATCTTCAATTATTTTTCTTGTTTCTTCATTTTCATCATGTGATTCATAAACCCTTATAGCATCACCCTTAACTCTAGTTCCTACTAATTTTTTACCTAATCTATCTCTATTATGTTCAATTAACTGATTAGCATGATTTAATATTGTATCTGTTGATCTATAATTTTCTTCAAGTTTTACAACTATAGTATTTTCAAAATGCTCTGAAAAATTTAATATATTTTTTATAGTTGCACCACGCCATCCATAAATTGATTGGTCATCATCACCTACAACACAAAGATTGTTATGACTTGAACATAAAAGCCTAAGTAATCTATATTGAAGTTCATTTGTATCTTGATACTCATCTACCATGATATATTGATATTTTTGACTAATTTGTTTAGCTAAATTTTCATTATTTTTAAGTATCTTATATGGAAGAAGAAGTAAATCATCAAAATCTACTAAGTTGTTTTTTTCTAAATAATTTTCATAATCTTCATATATTTGAGCAATTTGCTCATAAAGTTTTAATTGAGCATTTTTTTTTGCTTCACTTGGAGTTAATAATGAATTTTTATATTTTGAAATTTCTGAAACCAATAAAGCTGCTGGAATCTCTTTTTCCATTGATTTTAAGACTCTTTTTTTATCATCAGTATCAATAATAATAAAATTGTTTTTTCTATTAAGCTCATCCATATGAAATTTTAAAAAAAGTAACCCAAACTTGTGAAAAGTACATAATAAAGGTGGTCTATTAATTATAGATGAATCAAACATATTAAAAGCTCTTTCTCTCATCTCGCTAGCAGCTTTATTTGTAAAAGTCAGTGTTAATATTGATGCTGGATCTATTCCTATAGAGATTAAATAAGCTAATCTTGTTGTTATAGTTTTAGTTTTTCCAGAACCAGCACCAGCTAAAATAAGTAAAGGTCCATCAATATGTTGCGCAGCTATTTTCTGTGATTCATTTAATGATGATAATAAATTTTCAGACATTTTTTCTCCAATTATTATTTATTATATCATATATTTTATAAAATCATTATTCCTCTTAATTATTCTATATATAAATAAATGTTATCATAATCATAATTTATTTTATGGAGACAATAATGCTCACTGATTTTGCAAAACTAGAGACTTTTCTTACTGTTGTAAGGGAAAAATCTTTTTCTAAAGCTTCCGCAAAACTTGGTATTTCTCAACCTGCTGTTACTCAACAAATGAAGTTTATTGAAGATTATTTAGATGTTCAAATTGTAGATAGAAAGAAAAATGGTATTAAACTTACAAAAGAAGGTCAAATACTACATGGCATTGCATTAAAAATTGAGAAATGTGTTGCTAACGCAGAAAAAGAGTTACTAAAGATTATGAATAAAAATGTTACCTTTGTATTTGGTGCATCATTTATTATAGGAAACTATATTTTACCTAGATTTTTAAACAACTTAAAAGAGAATATTCATAACGATGTATCAATAAATGTTTCAGTTTCACATGAGGCTATTGAGGATTTATTAGATAAAAAGATTGATATAGCATTAGTTGAAAACTATGTTGCAAACGATGATATAATCTACAGAGAATGGATGGAAGATGAAATTGTAATTTTTTCGAATCAAAAATTACCAGCAAAAGCAAAAGCCGAAGATTTATTATCTTATAAATGGGTTTGTAGAAATCCTGAATCAAATACTAGATTGTTATTTAAAGAAAATCTTGAAAAAGCAAATTATCCTGATTGTGATACTTTTAATGTAACAAGTGAAGTAACAAGTGCTACAACAATAGTTCAAACTGTTTTACATTCAGATAAAAACTCAACACCAACTGTTTCAATTGTATCAAGAAATGCTATAGAATCATTACTAAAAGCAGGTGCTTTACATGAATCTAGAATAGGTAATCAAAAAATGATAAGAAAACTTTATATTGCATATAGAAAAGATAGAAAACATGATGCATTTATAGAAAATGTTGTTGATTATCTTCTAAAAATGAAATAGTTTTAGGTATTCCTAAAACTATTTAATAGTCAAATCCCTCTTTTTGCAAAGCTAATCTAATATTTTTCATCTGCGTATGCTTATCTCTACACCAATTAGGAGATAATAAAGTATCATCATCAATTCCTGCTGTAATTCTTTGAACAGAAATATTTGAAGGTAAATTAACTATTGATTTTACAACCGTATCAATATAAAGTTCTTCACTAATAGGAGTAAATTTTCCTTTTTTAAAATCATTAGTTAAAAGAGTATTTTTTACCACATAAAGAGGATGAAATTTTATTGAATCAACTTTTAAATCAATTGTTTGTCTAAATGTTTCAAGCATCATTTCTTGATTTTCACCTGGTAAACCATATATTAAATG
Coding sequences within:
- a CDS encoding ATP-dependent helicase — protein: MSENLLSSLNESQKIAAQHIDGPLLILAGAGSGKTKTITTRLAYLISIGIDPASILTLTFTNKAASEMRERAFNMFDSSIINRPPLLCTFHKFGLLFLKFHMDELNRKNNFIIIDTDDKKRVLKSMEKEIPAALLVSEISKYKNSLLTPSEAKKNAQLKLYEQIAQIYEDYENYLEKNNLVDFDDLLLLPYKILKNNENLAKQISQKYQYIMVDEYQDTNELQYRLLRLLCSSHNNLCVVGDDDQSIYGWRGATIKNILNFSEHFENTIVVKLEENYRSTDTILNHANQLIEHNRDRLGKKLVGTRVKGDAIRVYESHDENEETRKIIEDIKSLINSGENPKNIAILFRVNALSRSLEEGFNKAGLNYKLVGGMKFYERSEIKDLIAYFRLLTNSNDNFSVKRIINKPKRGLGKTTIDKLEAKSIETGKSIFDLIQQLEPDEISSIVGKKNARTLKVFEASVLDLKELLSESKMKFLDSFEETFDYRASYDNLPDGFERQANIDEFYGYIRDYFIQNPHLDLKDFLNEIALESENDDYSGEAVSMMSIHASKGLEFKKLFIVGMEEGFFPLTGDGSDLEEERRLGYVALTRAMDNLTLSFVHSRFYKGKRTSLIKSRFLTESGLIKGSLTIEKQSGFKKGDLVSHKIFGMGRIEKAVNAGKDYKLTINFGGTHRDILSSFVEKI
- a CDS encoding 4-(cytidine 5'-diphospho)-2-C-methyl-D-erythritol kinase — translated: MENSMVKKSYAKVNIFLKIAGKRGNYHELVSRFVRVHNLYDKLSFIKTHRKAFTIIGNFSCNLETNTVYKAYNLIKDYDGVEEFFLNHEIHIEKNIPEFAGLGGGSSNAATFLLMANEYCNLNLLKDELCDIALKIGADVPFFVYEYDSANVTGIGEIVEKFDEEILNIETITPKIKCNTGEIFKIFRDNFYKEISKEESKKLLSMNSLEILKVLDIKKANDLYESALSLYPQLGTYEKKDWYFSGTGSSFFRINNGK
- a CDS encoding cbb3-type cytochrome oxidase subunit 3, giving the protein MDYETLLTVQGYTKFFLVLAVFIIFYSYAYSIYKRQRTGERDFEKYSKLVHDDSSVSSPLEERKKDKDIDNKEK
- the truB gene encoding tRNA pseudouridine(55) synthase TruB encodes the protein MQVRYYDKEQINKLLVVNKPIFVSSNHYLNRIKRKYKNKKAGFSGTLDPFAKGCLIVAFGQYAKLFKYISKTPKTYKAVIWLGVESLSFDIENITSIELINNLKYDDIKNNLDSLKGEIKYLPPKFSAKKIDGKRAYELARNNEDFVLNETVMNIYKNRLISYNHPFITFEVTVSEGTYVRSIAQILLDKLGVVGTLSYLERLNEGKFFYENEKELDPLEYIDLPINKYFGTQEWLNQGRKISINYLENKKDGKYLIICEDIFSIIEIQSNEVKYLLNKVPRHGK
- a CDS encoding DUF4006 family protein: MNENERGIFKLSGITGMLIATALLLTILVVLTYNGIKVQQNEATNFYQINQDLNGLKMNSSDNHTHYQLVGNGK
- a CDS encoding LysR family transcriptional regulator; translation: MLTDFAKLETFLTVVREKSFSKASAKLGISQPAVTQQMKFIEDYLDVQIVDRKKNGIKLTKEGQILHGIALKIEKCVANAEKELLKIMNKNVTFVFGASFIIGNYILPRFLNNLKENIHNDVSINVSVSHEAIEDLLDKKIDIALVENYVANDDIIYREWMEDEIVIFSNQKLPAKAKAEDLLSYKWVCRNPESNTRLLFKENLEKANYPDCDTFNVTSEVTSATTIVQTVLHSDKNSTPTVSIVSRNAIESLLKAGALHESRIGNQKMIRKLYIAYRKDRKHDAFIENVVDYLLKMK
- a CDS encoding c-type cytochrome, with protein sequence MKSMVIGGIILIIALLAGTYFAAGDAFNGDDYINSLTMLGAVAIITITVFVALKYVNQMKNDTASGELAEEKWDGIGEYKNPIPTGWGLAFIGAILWMFWYFTVGYPINGFSQVGQWNEETLEYNAKFEKKWENPSEETLKAMGQSLFLVQCAPCHGVDGEGIGGKAQDLTKRMSKDQIVHVIKNGSNYLASSYPGGMPPMMLTEEAEINEVAEYIANGFKGEQPVSYAVCAGCHGADGEGIAFVAPNIKAYDDALVMAVLKDGKKGNIGAMPSFSGRLNETQEKALASYIRSLGE
- the ccoN gene encoding cytochrome-c oxidase, cbb3-type subunit I, translated to MQNGAQIEYDYSVAKAFTFATILFGIIGMTIGVILAFQLAFPQLNYLAGEYGTFSRLRPLHTNAVAFGFALSGIFAAWYYIGQRVLKVSLKESPFLMAIAKLHFVLYFITILLAVVTLFMGITTSKEYAELEWPLDILVVVWWVLWGISIFGLIGIRRERTLYISLWYFIATFIAVAMLYLFNNMEVPTRLVSGYGSWIHSVSMYSGTNDALVQWWYGHNAVAFVFTTPIIAMIYYFLPKESGQNVYSYKLSILAFWGLLFVYLWAGGHHLIYSTVPDWMQTMGSVMSVVLILPSWGSAINMLLTMKGEWNQLQTNTLIKFMVLASTFYMLSTIEGPIQAIKSVNAIAHFTDWIPGHVHDGVLGWVVFMIMAALFHMVPRMYKRELYSKSLMDTQFWLQTTGIVLYFTSMWIAGITQGMMWRAYDEYGSLVYSFIDTVTVLHPYYTIRAVGGLLYLIGFFLFAYNIYKTVKCGRVLDKEPVNATPVAA
- the smpB gene encoding SsrA-binding protein SmpB, whose protein sequence is MANKKETKKNLVFKNKKAFHDFTILDSLEAGIMLEGSEVKAIREGRVNLKDSFVRIIKGEVFLLNAHISHLSTTHSTYRPDERRARKLLLHSKQIDKMYSKVTKDGVTLVALKLYFNDKNMIKVEVATAQGKKLHDKREDLKAKTMKRESEQALKSYK
- the ccoO gene encoding cytochrome-c oxidase, cbb3-type subunit II, which translates into the protein MFHWFEQRPFFFAVLVFVFVAFAGIVEVIPDFAKQSRPTVGTKPYSVLELAGRHVYIKDSCNACHSQLIRPFKSETDRYGMYSLSGEYAYDRPFLWGSKRTGPDLMRVGNYRTTDWHENHMWDPAAVVPGSIMPAYRHHFTNIADIETAYAEAYTVKTVFATPYDQEGMPKLGSWEEAKAAALEEAKLIVADMKDESVKQAVANGQVPEIVALIAYLNSLK